GAATTATACCATATTGCTCACCTGACCTAGAGCTCTGAACTGTAAAAGTACGCCCCTTCTACCTTCCTTGAGAAGTGAGCGATAATCCCAGCAGTCTACATACTCCCTCCAGACAGATCAAAGCGCTGGAGGACATTTACGAGGTCATGACCTCATGCTTGCCGCTAAGGCAGTGTCTAATGTGGTTGGCGAGTTCAATAGGGCCAAAATTAGGAGAGGTTTGCCTGAATATCACCAGCATATTAACTTTCCTGTCTGCAGTCCCCTATCTGTTTCAAACAGACGATGGTCCCTTTAATGCTGGAACCTTCCATCACCTGCTTGAACCTCCCTGTAGCACTGACCTCCATCATGATGAAGTGCTTCGAGCTGCTAATCTGATCCCACATCTGCTACTCCTTTCCTAACACCCTGGACCCTTTTTCATTCGCATTCCACCCCAACAGATCTATGGATGATGTCATCACCCTGGCAGCACACACCGCCATCTCCCACCTGGATAAGGGCGACACATACGTGAAAAGGATGCTTATGCATTGCAGCTCAGCATTAAATACCATGGTGCCCCCAGGATCCTGGGTCTCATCTGAGGATCCTGGGTCTCAACTAATCTAAAATGTATCCTAGGGCTCCAAATCAGAGAGGGCCGGCCCGGGGAGTTTAAATGTTCTCTCTGGACACTCCTGCATGCGcatgtgtgttctcagtgtggTCGCTCAGGCACACGTGTGTTATGCTGTTAGACTAATAAACATTTCTTATAAAAGTTAGTCAGTAAAAGGCAAACTAGGAAGTTAGATAGACTGCTAAGAGGCTAACTAGGACAGTTGTGGGAACCATGGATTCATCAGTCAGCCAATTCACTACAAATCTATGAACGTTAACTGGCTTGTGTTTACGTGAATATCACCCTTGTTCCTGATGTTCATCCCTGTACAATATCACAgccaaaaagaataataatccaACTAATTGACTTGGCCTATCTGGCGCACAAGCCTTACTGGTGCCTTACAACCACCTTCCAGCCACTAAACAACCTAAAGGCCTAACCCCCTCTCAGTGGTCCTCTTCACACAGAGAAGAAGACGACCGCAGACGTGAGGGGATCTTATCACAATTCCCCTGGAGATTCTCCCTCCAGATCAATAGAACGCTTGAGAGGACAATTATCTGATGATAGGAATGGGGATTTCGCTCacaacaaaagcacacacacgctcttttcattttaaaatgaaaagAACAATATCACAGCCaatgacaatgacagggaaacactagggcagggcaaaaaactgaaaccggggggggcacggctgtggccgtgacactgGGTATGTTAGATTGACATACATATTTCTATAGAAATGGTTCCCTGTCATTTTAAAAGGTTCTGTACAATATATTGAATGAATTACTGAGGTAAAAGGACTCCTGGGTCTGGTATGAGTCAGTGGAAGCTCCAGCACTCAATGGggtacacacgtcacacacaggtGGTAACATGTACAgtagtcacatacacacacacacacacggtagtcACACAcgtgtgatcacacacacaggtagtcactcacttttcattttaaaatgaaaagAACATGAAAAAAacctgtgtgtgacgtgtgtagcGACACCAGCCGCCTCACAGCCAGGTCATGGTCTGGTTTTGTCTGTGTTCTTTTGTCTCCATGTCTCCTAAACTGTGTGCGTCTCAACCCGGTGTATGCCACAATGGGGTACTGTAAAACGTGTGTGTGACTATGAATCCGTTTCCCTCCCTGCTCACACAACATGGGACCCCATTGAGGGCTGGAGCTTCCACTGACTCATACCAGACCCAGGAGTCCTTTTACCTCAGTAATTCATTCAATATATTGTACAGAACCTTTTAAAATGACAGGGAACCATTTCTATAGAAATATGTATGTCAATCTAACATACCcagtgtcacggccacagccgtgccccccccggtttcagttttttgccctgccctagtgtttccctgtcattgtcttcatctgttctcgttagcgttattgtgtccacctgtgtgtcgtttggttctgtgtatttaggtttctgttttgtgtcctgtccttaccatacctgtccgtgtgagtaccctatctgttccggtttttgagaaaataaaacccttatttctgccatgcctgccgactcccctgcatttgggtccaaccccacctcacgccgTGACACCCAGTAATTGAAAGCACTCTCCCAGTGACCACAACTCTGATTTATTGAAATACATTGAAAATACCACATTTAGGAAATACCAGCCTTCCTACGGTTGTCAGGGTAAGGAAACAGGAAATCACATCTGGTACCATGATGGGTACCTGAATGctaaacccacacacaaactattCAAATGTAATTATTCCTACCAATGTCATTGTAATCTGTATACTTGAGCATGTaagacatatacacatacatattctTCTGAGGCAGTTTCCTGGCTTAAAAATATGTCTGAGTATTATACTGCAttcagttgttgttttttaaaccCTGATAACAATAAAGTTGCTCCATGGAATCGAAGTTACGCTTACGATGAGAGTACGCAAAACTTTCTTTTGTTGTTTATAGTGCAGTCATTTTTTGCGACGTGTCAAGGCATTCTCATGTGTAAGCCTCTAAACATACAAAAGGAAGTGATCATGTTTTCATTTTATGGACTTTCTGTCCTGGAGGGCAAACAGACATAATTCAGGAGtcaatgattggctggacatgATTGGCTACTTCACTACCTACAACGTATTCTTGGCGATGGCGTTGAGATTGCGGACTTTGCTCACATCTGCCACCTTCAGGCCATACTCAGGTGCCGCAAGAGAGGCTCCCATATTAACGCAGGAGTTCCTGGAAGAACAGGGACAAAGACACAGACAAAAGCgcaaacacacattcagtacTTGCCAACAAAAATACATCAGAAGTCTTGCCAGCATATTGTTAATAAAGATAGATGTCTAGTAGCAGCGTCAGACTACAGAATAAAACTAGGTATGAACTGGAAGACGGAACCTACCGGAACTTCATTGCTGAGTCTTGACTGGAGCGGGCTGAGCAGTGGAACTCCTGAGctccagaaccttctagaaTCCTCTGAAGGTTCCGTTCAGTGATACCACCTCCtggtctcacacaaacacacccaccagaATATTGACACACAGTTATAAAACAATTTTCTATTGCAATTAGTCTATCAAAACTCTAGACTTGTATATTTATTCAAACATCTCATTGTATGTTTCTAAGTCCACTTCATTTCAGTTTATTAACACAGTACTAACCTGGCATTATAATTATTCTGTCTTTAGCCTGTTGGGTGAAAAAAAGGTGTTTTATCATATTTtataacttaaatatatatatccTACAAAatggcttcacacacacactaacatacttGCGCACGCACCTGTTCCACCAGCCGTTTAATAAGAGACAGTCCTTCCAGAGCGGAGCTGTCACAGCCACTCGTTAGCACGCGCTCAAACCCTAGTGATATCAGGGTCTCCAAGGCAACCACAGGATCGTGAACCATGTCAAACGCTGCAAAAATCAGGACAGAAGGTCACATGAGTGATGAATAGGAGGACAGAGTCACAAAGAGTACATCACTGAAAGAGAGTAGATATAAAGGCCAATCAGTGTCTCCACTTTACCTAATCAAGCAAGTCTGAgatgattcaaataaatgttgGTGTATTAAATCAATCTCCATTCATGAGAGAAGGAATTCTGCCCTGTATGTTTAAATGCCAATTCATTTAATTAGACTTGTACGGTAGGTAATGTTTGAATGAGTTGAATACATACATTTCAGGATGAACCCTGTTTTGATTACACAACACCTAGTCCAAACTCAAGACAACTAGCATACACATCTCCTTGGCTGCTTGTTAGAAGTGTCCATTTGTGCTATGCTAATGACTGTGTTGCTCAGAAACCAAACAAAAACGTCAGTCTCTTCAACAAAAAATCTGAATTTTGTGTCCTTTTACCTCTGTGAAAAGTGACGGGCAGGGGCCGAACAGCAGCTGTTGAAGAGAGATTGGAAATGAGAGAACACATGGAAATGCAAAGGAAGAGCTCCCTCCATACCGATTTTAATGAGGCCACCTCTAAGACACAAAATCCCAGAGGGCCATACGGTGCCTTTGTAGCTGTCAGTTTTCCTTTTTTCCCCAAAGCATAAACAAACCTAGGCTTTGAGATAGGCCCACTTTAGAAAcggaaacacaaacatacacacaaacctacCCAGCAGCTCCATGCAGAGGCCTGTGTCCACCCTGCCGTCCTCAGTCAGTGCTCCCAGAACCAGGCCGTCAGCTCTGTGGCTCTTCACCAGCTCTATGTccctcctcatcacctccaCCTCGCGGTCCGAGTACAGGAAGTCCCCCCCGCGGGGCCGGATCATGACGAACACAGGGATTCTCACGTTCTGCTTCACCACCTGTAGCAGGCCTGGTCAGAGGTCAAACCCTTTCCGCTGGCTTGCCGCGTAAATGACTTGAACTGGTTACACTCATTACTAAGCAATAATGGGCTTGTGCCGGACGAGTGCGTTGGGGGACCCAAGATTGAACTTCGGAGCGGGTAAGTGAGGGAGGAGGCAATACTGGTGAGTGACAAGGTGATACCTTTGACAAGTGCATGAGAGAAAAAAACTCTCTGTGGTGCTTCTACAATCTGAATACGTTAAAGGAGAACCAAGATTGACAAACCCTAAACTGTGCTTTTTTGCTTGGTTTGTATAATTATAAGGTCATCAATCAACCGCTTTGTACTGCTGTCATGGGCggcgctagggaggggctagcaggtgcttcagcacaCCCAACaaagaccaaagcaccccgatagcacccccaaAAATATTGCAAATGTATtaatagtatatatatatatgcgcagctccccctgtcaatgatctagcaccccctcagcacctgcattaaAAACTATCTGGCGCCGCCCCTGACTGCCTTTGATCAGAGCCTACGGAGAacctgtccactccctattaagccccattgtaccgaattttgttgcagttccaccaaagTTCCACTgagagtgatcgcggtcgagtgcaaaatgaatgggagtctatggagctaaacggctaaatgtgtctctttcacctgattgtcgttgagaaatctcagatttgattgtagcttttgcatgttaaacatggattataggtcgaaagttgaatgaacgagtacttatgtcctttcgatttcttacagggtgagtcgttgttgcccataatacgctagcattctgctactgaatgctgattggttagtgaaggactgactacgaccagagccatagaaaaagagagttgcgacacttccataaactcccattgttatcgaggaatgcggaagtaaagtgTTTCACATGCGACCTATAGTTCCAAACATTatattttccaccgttcaaccccattcattttcagtgtctccgaagcaagttagctggtaaatttatgaaaatcctgcattttttcatatttctacCACCAcacatcaattgttattagtagtatttcatatagctagctttagataaagtttatcataagattatagcttgttagattctaaatgcagttagagctagactatctaacgtaagcaacacttttactgaagttAGCTAGAGAGTACTTGTATCATTACCAAAAGTCAGTTGGTtaatagtctgtcaaattagttctagttaTTGGTGTTTGTTGGCATGCAAAGTAAGTcttctcttattagcctagttagtagagctagcaacaatgaattgcagataAAGGGGTTCGAAGCAAGTTAgttggtaaattgatgaaaatcctgcatttttttcatatttcaaccaccacatcaattgttattagtagtattttatatagccagcttaaAGGGttaagtttatcgtaagatatagcttgttagattctaaatgcagttagagctagactgtaggtctagtatctaatgtaagcaacacttttactgtagctagctagagagtaGGCTAcgtgtatcatagccagaagatcaccggatcactacaaacaaaaggagttgaagaacactggacatattgtacaataaaatgttttattgaatgccattggttgccttgtatattttgttctatttagcaaactcctttcttgtcttaaattgagcagttgctggtgataaagattcaacttgcataaagtactacaaatataagtgttgttaatgtggtaaattgttagcctggtcctaaccagaccctcgtacatttcatttgtacagaaggtctgggattgctccattgacaagcgttaacttacttgaaggcgggtactctgttgaagtttttaGCTATTGGATCTgctcagagccactctgatctgccataaccaatcgctagggttcgccttagccaactccttcaccactactgtaacggagctagctgccgtagctggaaaatcaaacttttcccaaaccctgtggggaggagggccacaacatcatggccaccaacaaaactcagcaaggattgttcttgctccggctttaacttatggatattcggcagcgttgccacaacagaccgaatagcttcgcgcgcatctttctccgccgccattactgaactacaactcaaacaaatgcacgacatcaacgtcatcgttctcagccactccctctgttcgctgattggaactacaaaaaatgtgtttctgaaaaccgactaatacaccgaaatctcagacctagtacagaggcaaaatcaaaattgggcggaagtacgtaggagggcagagccaggctagtaaattgtaagtgggctgatgaatattttttttttaacaagtcctatttacttcaacagtcgaaggttaaacgttaagtggaacaatatagtcctcattaggctactgtttgatatgtacagtatggtacagtatggtagctagcatagccatttctagctctggggtttttggaactacagcgagctacttgaaccacgtgatcacgtgtcaacgagatcaaagcgtgtcgcaactctctttttctatggctctgactacgaccagagatcccgcttgatggcatccgaagcagaaccagaatgtcagagcattagcaactttagcaacaacattagcaaaccaaaactctt
This DNA window, taken from Osmerus eperlanus chromosome 6, fOsmEpe2.1, whole genome shotgun sequence, encodes the following:
- the cutc gene encoding copper homeostasis protein cutC homolog isoform X2 gives rise to the protein MADSFLMEVCVDSVESAVNAERGGASRIELCSSLLEGGITPSIGLLQVVKQNVRIPVFVMIRPRGGDFLYSDREVEVMRRDIELVKSHRADGLVLGALTEDGRVDTGLCMELLAAVRPLPVTFHRAFDMVHDPVVALETLISLGFERVLTSGCDSSALEGLSLIKRLVEQAKDRIIIMPGGGITERNLQRILEGSGAQEFHCSARSSQDSAMKFRNSCVNMGASLAAPEYGLKVADVSKVRNLNAIAKNTL
- the cutc gene encoding copper homeostasis protein cutC homolog isoform X1 translates to MADSFLMEVCVDSVESAVNAERGGASRIELCSSLLEGGITPSIGLLQVVKQNVRIPVFVMIRPRGGDFLYSDREVEVMRRDIELVKSHRADGLVLGALTEDGRVDTGLCMELLGRFVSAVRPLPVTFHRAFDMVHDPVVALETLISLGFERVLTSGCDSSALEGLSLIKRLVEQAKDRIIIMPGGGITERNLQRILEGSGAQEFHCSARSSQDSAMKFRNSCVNMGASLAAPEYGLKVADVSKVRNLNAIAKNTL